The proteins below come from a single Cryptococcus gattii WM276 chromosome D, complete sequence genomic window:
- a CDS encoding eukaryotic translation initiation factor 6 (eif-6), putative (Similar to TIGR gene model, INSD accession AAW45930.1), with amino-acid sequence MAVRTQFENSTDIGVFSKLTNSYCLTALASSTNFYSVFEAELADVVPIVHTTIGGTRIVGRLTAGNRHGLLVPSSTTDQELQHLRNSLPPTVAIQRVEERLSALGNVIACNDYVALVHPDIDRETEEIIADTLKVEVFRQTIAGNVLVGSYCALSNQGGLVHPKTSRSELDELSSLLQVPLVAGTVNRGSEVIGAGLVVNDWCAFTGLDTTATEVSVIEATFRLQGQTSTAVINEMRDSLIDHYA; translated from the exons ATGGCCGTCC GTACCCAATTCGAAAACTCTACAGACATTGGTGTCTTCTCCAAGCTCACCAACTC CTACTGTCTCACAGCTCTCGCGTCTTCTACAAACTTTTACTCTGTCTTTGAAGCCGAGCTTGCCGACGTCGTACCCATCGTCCATACCACCATCGGCGGCACTCGAATCGTCGGTCGCCTCACTGCCGGTAACAGACATGGTCTCCTCGTCCCCAGCTCCACCACCGACCAAGAACTGCAACATCTCCGAAACTCTCTCCCTCCCACTGTCGCCATTCAGCGAGTGGAAGAGCGTCTATCGGCTTTGGGGAATGTTATTGCTTGTAACGACTATGTAGCTTTGGTGCATCCCGACATAGATCGAGAGACAGAAGAGATTATTGCCGATACACTCAAAGTTGAAGTTTTCCGACAAACTATTGCCGGCAACGTTCTCGTTGGCTCATACTGTGCCCTCTCAAACCAGGGTGGTCTCGTCCACCCCAAGACTTCTCGATCAGAATTGGACGAGCTGTCTTCTCTCTTGCAGGTCCCTCTTGTGGCGGGTACAGTGAACCGAGGTTCAGAGGTTATTGGTGCCGGTTTGGTCGTGAATGACTGGTGTGCTTTCACTGGCTTGGACACAACGGCCACCGAGGTTAGCGTCATTGAGGCAACTTTCC GATTGCAAGGACAAACGTCTACCGCTGTCATCAACGAAATGCGAGATTCCCTTATCGACCACTACGCCTAA
- a CDS encoding adaptation to pheromone during conjugation with cellular fusion-related protein, putative (Similar to TIGR gene model, INSD accession AAW45800.1), whose protein sequence is MKYQQFVNSFTHPLQHEDPTPLLRLLSVHGKAAKGIADTVGAIDEKRLKNPGHTLPDLWDEIAVRHCACVYALYKAKDYTEALNQQDKLLSLFYRWFVDQSSWVLPVLYMMLSDLRDLAEQADQTIYAEMGKMPSLEICTRTVSKAFSLCATDRQFKGKESRRRGVYHTACLTIKCYFKVGKPNLCKNIIRAVVSDPKTPSVDTAPLPDQVTWHFYIGMLAFLNGEDKKADEELSWALKHCPPDAKRNQELILTYLIPLRLLHGRFPSASLLSQHPRLELVFSPFIKAIKNGDVEEYDRRLEWAQIRLVGMSVWLVVERAREGCLRSLFKKAWMASDKSTRIPIETFRLALKLHGVDVESDEVECMVANMIYRGYLKGYISHEKKMVVLGKTNPFPKMSTISR, encoded by the exons ATGAAATACCAGCAGTTTGTCAACAGCTTCACACACCCACTTCAACACGAAGATCCcactcctcttcttcggcTTTTATCTGTTCACGGCAAGGCTGCGAAGGGTATCGCCGATACGGTTGGTGCTATTGAT GAGAAACGATTGAAGAACCCGGGGCACACACTGCCCGATTTGTGGGATGAAATTGCTGTACGACATTGCGCTTGTGTTTACGCGCTGTACAAGGCAAAGGATTATACCGAAGC GCTCAACCAACAAGACAAGTTATTATCCCTTTTCTATCGATGGTTTGTAGATCAATCGTCATGGGTTTTGCCTGTTTTGTATATGATGTTGAGCGACTTGAGAGACCTTGCCGAGCAA GCCGACCAAACAATCTACGCTGAAATGGGTAAGATGCCCTCGCTTGAAATCTGCACGAGGACGGTCAGTAAGGCATTCTCTTTGTGTGCTACTGATCG ACAATTTAAGGGCAAAGaatcaagaagaaggggtGTTTATCACACTGCTTGCTTGACTATCAAGTGTTATTTCAAG GTCGGCAAGCCCAATCTCTGTAAGAATATCATAAGAGCAGTCGTCTCCGACCCCAAGACGCCATCTGTGGACACTGCACCTTTACCGGACCAG GTTACTTGGCATTTCTACATTGGGATGTTGGCGTTTTTGAATGGAGAAGATAAGAAA GCGGATGAAGAGTTAAGCTGGGCTCTGAAGCACTGCCCGCCTGATGCAAAACGTAACCAAGA ATTAATCCTCACATACCTCATCCCCCTCCGTCTCCTGCACGGCCGCTTTCCCTCCGCCTCTCTCCTTTCCCAACATCCTCGTTTAGAACTCGTCTTCTCCCCTTTCATAAAAGCTATCAAAAATGGGGACGTCGAAGAGTATGATCGTCGTCTCGAATGGGCCCAAATCCGGTTGGTGGGCATGTCAGTATGGCTGGTGGTGGAGAGAGCGAGAGAAGGGTGTCTGAGGTCACTGTTCAAAAAGGCGTGGATGGCGAGTGATAAGTCGACGAGAATCCCAATAGAGACATTTAGGTTGGCGCTGAAGTTGCATGGGGTGGATGTTGAGTCGGATGAGGTGGAGTGTATGGTGGCGAATATGATCTATCGG GGATATTTGAAGGGTTACATCTCACacgagaagaagatggtcGTTTTGGGCAAGACAAACCCTTTCCCAAAGATGTCTACCATTTCCAGATAA
- a CDS encoding serine-type endopeptidase, putative (Similar to TIGR gene model, INSD accession AAW45798.1), which translates to MRFTAAVSLLLLPLAALASPIAQPTLAPLEATSGDHIDDAYIIVFKKGVDVNQIALHIGQVQELHAASPLQNSFSNDGEVDEGGLRHVYSPPTESSNFGFFGYAGKFSPSTLDAIRAAPEVAYVEKDQIMTTLEVPRGVDDDASDEAALAATDITAENGAPWGLARISHRDHLRLSTFQKYIYHSKGGEGVVAYVIDTGINIEHIEFEGRARWGKTIPKNDVDKDGNGHGTHCAGTIGSRKYGVAKQAELVAVKVLGSNGSGTMSDVIAGVLWAAEQAVNDAKKAAHEVATTGRTKHKGSVANMSLGGGKAKTLDDAVNAAVEAGLHFAVAAGNDNKDACNYSPAAAELAVTVGASTLGDERAYFSNYGKCVDVFAPGLNILSTWVGGNSTTNTISGTSMASPHICGLLAYFVSIHGTETFTVIKSESDESLAATGPSIVSMAYAQAYAMLPSLAQAVFPEPELRPVPPRNETLTPAKLKKALLELATPAMLSDLPSGSPDLLAYNNATLPKKKATL; encoded by the exons ATGCGCTTTACAGCAGCAGTCTCCCTGCTGCTCCTTCCCCTCGCGGCCCTCGCCTCTCCCATTGCCCAGCCCACCCTCGCCCCCCTCGAGGCCACGTCAGGCGACCACATCGACGACGCTTACATCATCGTCTTCAAGAAGGGGGTTGATGTCAACCAAATCGCTCTCCATATCGGACAGGTCCAGGAGCTGCATGCTGCCAGC CCCCTGCAGAATTCCTTCTCTAACGACGGCGAAGTCGATGAAGGAGGTTTAAGGCACGTCTATTCTCCTCCCACCGAAAGCTCTAATTTTGGTTTCTTCGGTTATG CCGGCAAGTTCTCCCCTAGCACTCTTGACGCCATTCGAGCCGCTCCCGAGGTAGCGTATGTCGAGAAGGACCAGATCATGACCACTCTCGAGGTCCCCCGCGGCGTCGATGACGACGCGTCAGACGAGGCCGCCCTTGCGGCCACTGATATTACCGCTGAAAACGGTGCCCCCTGGGGTCTCGCCCGTATCTCCCACCGAGACCACCTTCGTTTATCCACTTTCCAAAAGTATATTTACCACTCTAAGGGTGGCGAGGGTGTTGTCGCTTATGTCATTGACACTGGTATTAACATTGAACACATCGAGTTTGAGGGTCGAGCTAGGTGGGGTAAGACTATCCCCAAAAACGATGTCGACAAGGATGGAAACGGCCACGGAACCCACTGCGCTGGCACTATTGGTTCTAGGAAGTATGGTGTCGCCAAGCAGGCCGAACTCGTTGCTGTTAAAGTTCTTGGTTCTAACGGTTCTGGTACTATGAGCGATGTCATCGCCGGTGTTCT CTGGGCTGCTGAGCAGGCCGTCAACGACGCCAAAAAGGCTGCCCATGAAGTAGCCACTACTGGCAGAACGAAGCATAAGGGTTCTGTCGCCAACATGTCTCTTGGCGGTGGTAAGGCCAAGACTCTCGACGACGCCGTTAACGCCGCTGTCGAGGCCGGTCTCCACTTTGCCGTCGCTGCCGGAAA CGACAACAAGGACGCCTGCAACTACTCCCCTGCCGCCGCTGAACTCGCAGTTACTGTCGGTGCTTCCACCCTCGGCGATGAGCGTGCCTACTTCTCCAACTACGGCAAATGCGTCGACGTCTTCGCTCCTGGTCTTAATATCCTCTCCACCTGGGTCGGCGGCAACTCGACCACCAACACAATCTCTGGTACTTCCATGGCTTCCCCCCACATCTGCGGTCTTCTTGCTTACTTCGTCTCTATTCATGGGACTGAGACCTTTACCGTTATTAAGAGCGAAAGTGATGAGTCTCTTGCTGCTACTGGACCTTCTATCGTATCTATGGCCTATGCCCAGGCGTACGCCATGCTCCCTTCTTTAGCCCAGGCTGTTTTCCCGGAGCCGGAGCTCCGACCTGTCCCTCCCAGGAATGAAACCCTCACCCCCGCCAAGCTCAAAAAGGCCCTCCTTGAGCTTGCTACCCCTGCCATGCTTAGTGACCTCCCCTCTGGGTCTCCGGACCTTCTGGCATACAACAATGCCACTCTTCCCAAGAAGAAAGCCACCCTTTAA
- a CDS encoding Argonaute-like protein, putative (Similar to TIGR gene model, INSD accession AAW45797.1): MALNTHPSIGLETLDGCPTRPGFGTSGKAINVFANMFTARFDKSNAVVYHYDIEINPVVKTKEVKKPRPLLQKIWDQMVQEATGSLKTALESAAFDQQKSFYTPHVLDLKDGKLEIIVGLKEDGIAPTDDRRRFKAVIQAADNSQIDLDTIISYSKGDKQTEQTRDDAAKRFFMHGAAGRKFFTMEDGVPISGGAVVYKGFKQSFRWTSSGNPAVQLDNATSAFIEPGMLVDVAPKILGLAGAGGGGRGGRGRGGPRGGFHGGAPGPVRPIQELNPLQIRKLSDLLRGAKFTVTHRKTERIFAIARLTSQPAEGIKFTLNGKDGQPDRTVSVAQYFQEQYNTKVTRPRLPCIQYGKNFVPMEFVRLEPFNAIPMMKITPDQTAEIIREAAKPPNLRQDSIQGWRQKLNYENLPKLKAWHLQVQSQMMSVPARVLPPPAINYAGNQSLRANFGGWNLKGVKFNKPGKPLTSWAVVSFDERCTVPDLQKFINYFTGVLTQYGCPVQNRRPALLQLNPNAGGPNMGIKPALQQAAKAAFMETKANPQIILCILPRKEASIYQAIKSVGAEGLFKSVVTQCLQSAKIKSDRGIDQYCGNVAMKVHCKLGGVTHQVKHNVDKTTMLCGADVTHPPSRGRVLYPSIAATVASINGENNYFAGCVTEQGGRVEIIQLLDEMITHHIKTFEKNTGAKPQKILFYRDGVSEGQYRFCVDQELQSIKKACKALGGNYNPKVTFVICAKRHAMRFFAASDADRDRTGNLPPGTVVDKGVTSPHNFDFYLQAHAGLQGTAKPTHYVVMADEAGYTADALQNLTNTLCYSFARATRSVSLVPMAYYADIIAEQARLISYNDDLETATTAPSSGSGALETVAFDPHRHFKRQFVGSDFGFTGWFM, from the exons ATGGCTCTTAACACTCACCCAAGCATCGGGCTTGAGACTCTTGATG GCTGCCCCACTCGTCCTG GCTTCGGTACATCCGGTAAGGCTATCAACGTTTTCGCGAACATGTTCACTGCTCGCTTTGACAAGTCTAATGCCGTCGTCTA CCACTATGACATCGAAATCAATCCCGTCGTGAAAACTAAGGAGGTCAA GAAGCCAAGGCCTCTTCTCCAGAAGATCTGGGATCAAATGGTCCAGGAAGCCACTGGCTCCTTGAAAACTGCCCTTGAATCCGCTGCCTTTGACCAACAGAAGAGCTTCTACACTCCTCATGTCCTTGATTTGAAGGATGGGAAG TTGGAGATCATCGTTGGCCTCAAGGAAGATGGTATTGCCCCTACGGACGACAGACGTCGGTTCAAGGCCGTCATTCAGGCTGCCGATAATTCCCAAATTGACTTGGACACCATCATCAGCTACTCCAAAGGTGACAAGCAGACCGAACAGACTCGTGAC GACGCTGCTAAGCGCTTCTTCATGCACGGTGCCGCCGGCCGCAAGTTCTTCACCATGGAGGACGGTGTCCCCATCTCGGGTGGTGCTGTCGTCTATAAGGGTTTCAAGCAGTCCTTCCGTTGGACTTCTTCAGGCAATCCTGCTGTCCAACTCGACAATGCTACTTCTGCCTTCATCGAGCCCGGAATGCTCGTCGATGTTGCTCCCAAGATCCTCGGCCTTGCGGGCgctggtggtggtggtcgAGGTGGTCGTGGCCGTGGCGGTCCCCGTGGTGGCTTCCATGGCGGAGCCCCCGGTCCCGTCCGCCCTATTCAAGAACTCAACCCTTTGCAGATCAGGAAGCTTAGCGACTTGTTGAGAGGTGCCAAATTCACTGTTACTCATCGGAAGACTGAACGCATCTTTGCCATTGCCCGTCTTACTTCTCAGCCCGCCGAAGGCATCAAGTTTACCCTTAACGGGAAGGACGGTCAACCCGACCGCACCGTTTCTGTTGCGCAGTATTTCCAAGAACAGTATAACACCAAGGTCACCCGACCTCGACTTCCTTGTATCCAGTACGGCAAGAACTTTGTGCCTATGGAGTTTGTCAGGCTTGAGCCTTTCAATGCTATCCCTATGATGAAAATCACTCCTGACCAGACGGCGGAAATCATCAGAGAGGCTGCTAAACCCCCCAACCTTCGTCAGGACTCCA TCCAAGGCTGGAGGCAGAAGCTTAACTACGAAAATCTTCCCAAGCTCAAGGCTTGGCATCTTCAAGTGCAGAGCCAAATGATGAGTGTCCCTGCCCGTGTGCTCCCCCCTCCCGCCATCAACTACGCGGGTAACCAGTCATTGAGGGCCAACTTTGG GGGCTGGAATCTTAAGGGCGTCAAGTTCAACAAGCCCGGCAAACCTCTTACTTCTTGGGCTGTCGTGTCTTTCGACGAGCGATGCACTGTTCCAGACCTTC AAAAATTTATCAATTA CTTCACTGGCGTACTCACCCAATATGGGTGCCCCGTACAAAACAGGCGCCCTGCTCTCTTGCAGCTTAACCCCAACGCAGGCGGGCCCAACATGGGTATCAAGCCTGCTCTCCAACAAGCTGCCAAGGCTGCGTTCATGGAAACTAAGGCCAACCCTCAAATCATCCTTTGTATCCTTCCCAGGAAGGAGGCCAGCATCTACCAGGCTATCAAGTCTGTTGGCGCTGAGGGTCTCTTCAAGTCTGTTGTGACTCAATGTTTGCAATCTGCGAAAATCAAGAGTGACCGAGGCATTGACCAA TATTGCGGTAACGTCGCCATGAAGGTTCACTGCAAGCTCGGTGGTGTGACCCACCAGGTCAAGCACAAT GTCGATAAGACTACTATGCTTTGCGGTGCCGAT GTCACGcatcctccttctcgtGGACGAGTCCTTTACCCTTCTATCGCTGCCACTGTTGCTTCCATCAATGGCGAGAACAATTACTTTGCTGGTTGTGTCACCGAGCAGGGCGGGCGAGT CGAGATCATCCAGCTTCTTGACGAGATGATCACACACCACATCAAGACGTTTGAGAAGAACACCGGAGCCAAGCCCCAGAAGATTCTCTTCTACCGAGATGGTGTTTCTGAAGGCCAGTATCGCTTCTGTGTTGACCAGGAGCTCCAATCAATTAAGAAGGCCTGCAAGGCTCTCGGCGGAAATTATAATCCAAAGGTCACCTTTGTCATTTGTGCTAAACGACATGCCATGAGGTTCTTTGCCGCTAGCGACGCCGACAGGGATAGGACTGGCAACTTGCCACCTGGCACTGTTGTAGACAAGGGCGTTACGTCGCCTCACAACTTTGACTTCTACCTACAGGCTCATGCCGGTCTTCAGGGCACTGCTAAACCCACCCATTA CGTCGTTATGGCGGACGAAGCCGGCTATACTGCCGATGCGCTACAAAATCTTACCAATACTCTGTGTTATTCCTTCGCAAGAGCGACTCGGTCTGTCTCC CTTGTGCCCATGGCATACTACGCCGATATTATTGCAGAGCAGGCGAGGCTTATTAGCTACAACGACGATTTGGAAACTGCTACGACGGCTCCTTCTAGTGGTTCGGGCGCACTGGAGACGGTTGCGTTCGATCCCCATAGGCACTTTAAACGACAATTTGTTGGGTCTGATTTCGGTTTCACAGGCTGG TTCATGTAA
- a CDS encoding uncharacterized protein (Similar to SGTC gene model, INSD accession EAL18366.1), which produces MDLPRNIVLTPTSFPVYRRRLRAHLSTYAPHLASHLLHGPAEPYRKPQDSLVHLVEAALFRPYAQLAGDQPPCALVSTTGFKVWGAQLEEWDEWARNERALREVFKMTFGREMWGRLGRMWCTKEIWEVLESEYMPSPIERQSQIVHYLRSTRLPSLATQDDMLKLWETFNALVIEARDAGLYMKEKEVVDGFLTAIGGGNLAESVKQEFFGLLDWVVERGRWRSLRRILKRRRPPIFLVEAPEDIHSPDETDERSRGPTRGRTVLAEKDFNGQNQTMEHLNQCDRTEHQRRDSLDVILT; this is translated from the coding sequence ATGGACCTACCACGCAATATCGTCCTCACTCCCACTTCATTCCCTGTATACCGCCGCCGCCTCCGAGCCCACCTGTCCACCTACGCACCCCATCTCGCTTCTCACCTTCTCCACGGCCCTGCCGAACCATATCGCAAACCACAAGACTCTCTCGTTCACCTTGTAGAGGCTGCCCTCTTCCGTCCGTACGCTCAGCTTGCGGGCGATCAACCTCCTTGTGCTCTGGTGAGTACGACCGGCTTCAAAGTCTGGGGCGCTCAGCTTGAAGAGTGGGATGAGTGGGCGCGTAACGAACGCGCGCTGAGAGAGGTGTTTAAAATGACGTTTGGAAGGGAGATGTGGGGTCGTTTAGGGAGAATGTGGTGTACAAAGGAGATTTGGGAAGTACTGGAAAGCGAGTATATGCCTTCGCCGATTGAACGACAGTCCCAGATTGTGCATTACCTGCGCTCGACGCGTTTACCTTCCCTTGCCACTCAGGACGATATGCTCAAGCTATGGGAAACCTTCAATGCTCTTGTCATTGAAGCAAGAGATGCGGGACTGTATAtgaaggaaaaagaagtgGTCGACGGGTTTCTCACGGCAATTGGTGGAGGAAATTTGGCAGAATCCGTGAAGCAGGAATTTTTCGGTTTGCTGGATTGGGTGGTTGAAAgggggagatggaggagcCTGCGAAGGATTTTAAAAAGGCGACGTCCCCCTATTTTCCTTGTGGAAGCTCCAGAAGACATTCACTCACCTGACGAAACCGACGAAAGATCAAGAGGTCCAACCAGAGGAAGAACAGTTCTTGCAGAAAAGGATTTCAATGGGCAAAATCAGACCATGGAACATCTTAATCAATGCGACAGGACTGAACATCAAAGGAGAGACTCATTGGATGTGATACTAACATGA
- a CDS encoding response to drug-related protein, putative (Similar to TIGR gene model, INSD accession AAW45796.1), whose protein sequence is MSSQFTANPRPSAGERIESVPGPSAPEPFSPNDQEYGSEEKIRSRAGTSQSGKTFRNSSGEENGLDVQDVPKASEFHSPEAKATNNLTPAAGSAATEPGAGKPKLEKFKYGFWDTEMTMFRKIAFKILAGTIVITIVVMWLCLPFYWGSLWKSNRYTNKLTVRVIDRDGGEIGQTFSQGLLSQTNLNYFATDPSEFPTAADVAHDIVEEGAWASIVINAGVSDALLSARENGNSSWNGLSVIDVYYAQARQETAINSYLIPSIQQALSQLSFQYNTQSAATYLQDNINNATALSLVAQAPTTVTNAVWFSMNNLRPYNQPVAQAITLVGLIYMLIFAFIMTMTNNAVREIIAPFLTTRSYIMYRLVSPLCLYFPVSFFFAMINLPFKVDFGAHFTYAGGFFLWWFALFLGMAAVGLSTEAAITVLGPKFMAFFLVPLIIVNVSVVSLPHELQPWIYRYGVAMPFYNCSHIVRTIIFNTKNEIGQNMGILIAWVVVNFITISLGTWLFRRRSVNQHNKEVGENEMDSFRKV, encoded by the exons ATGTCATCCCAGTTTACCGCCAACCCTCGACCCAGCGCAGGTGAACGCATTGAGAGTGTCCCAGGCCCTTCAGCGCCCGAGCCTTTTTCTCCCAATGATCAGGAGTATGGAAGTGAGGAGAAGATCAGAAGTCGAGCAGGGACTAGTCAGTCTGGCAAGACTTTCAGGAATTCCTCTGGTGAGGAGAATGGTTTGGATGTACAAGATGTGCCCAAAGCGAGCGAGTTCCACTCTCCAGAAGCTAAAGCTACCAACAACTTAACGCCTGCAGCTGGAAGTGCGGCCACCGAACCTGGAGCGGGTAAACCGAAGTTGGAAAAGTTCAAGTATGGCT TTTGGGACACAGAGATGACCATGTTCAGAAAGATCGCTTTTAAGATTTTGGCTGGTACGATTGTGATTACCATTGTTGTCATGTGGTTATGTCTTCCCTTTTACTGGGGGTCTT TGTGGAAGTCCAACAGATATACCAATAAATTGACCGTCAGAGTCATCGATCGGGACGGCGGTGAAATCGGCCAAACCTTTTCTCAAGGTCTTCTTTCTCAAACCAACCTCAACTACTTTGCTACAGACCCCTCTGAATTTCCCACCGCTGCGGATGTCGCTCATGACATAGTTGAGGAAGGTGCTTGGGCTTCCATTGTCATCAATGCTGGCGTCTCCGATGCCCTTCTATCCGCTAGAGAAAACGGCAACTCGAGCTGGAACGGATTATCTGTCATCGATGTTTACTACGCGCAGGCTAGGCAGGAAACTGCTATCAACAGCTATCTCATTCCTTCTATCCAACAAGCTTTGAGTCAGCTTTCTTTTCAGTACAATACTCAGAGCGCAGCTACCTATCTGCAAGACAACATCAACAATGCCACTGCTCTCAGCCTCGTCGCTCAGGCGCCTACGACAGTCACCAATGCTGTTTGGTTTTCAATGAATAATCTTAGGCCTTATAACCAGCCCGTCGCTCAGGCTATTACCCTCGTCGGTCTTATCTACATGCTCATTTTCGCTTTCATCATGACCATGACCAACAACGCTGTCCGCGAGATCATCGCTCCCTTCCTCACCACTCGATCGTATATCATGTACCGACTCGTCTCCCCTCTCTGTCTCTATTTCCCCGTTTCGTTCTTCTTCGCCATGATCAACTTGCCCTTCAAAGTCGATTTTGGCGCCCACTTCACTTATGCGGGCGGTTTCTTCCTTTGGTGGTTCGCTCTTTTTTTGGGTATGGCCGCTGTCGGTCTCTCTACCGAGGCTGCGATTACCGTGCTCGGTCCCAAGTTTATGGCGTTCTTCCTTGTGCctctcatcatcgtcaatGTGTCCGTCGTCAGCTTGCCCCACGAGTTGCAGCCTTGGATCTACCGATACGGTGTCGCCATGCCCTTTTACAACTGTAGTCATATTGTTCGAACT ATCATCTTTAACACCAAGAACGAAATTGGCCAAAACATGGGTATCCTTATTGCCTGGGTCGTCGTCAACTTCATCACGATCTCTCTTGGTACATGGCTCTtccgaagaagaagtgtTAACCAGCATAACAAGGAAGTTGGAGAGAACGAGATGGACAGCTTTCGCAAGGTCTAA